Proteins encoded within one genomic window of Methanomicrobia archaeon:
- a CDS encoding radical SAM protein → MKETRDRCRYIPFITLSELKPRAWITLSGCNFKCKGCFSIARDPVGEPMTVEQLVNLVKKAARDHYGDTSLEEVVITGGEPTLDRQYLVDLVLQLKEFVNWIVLDTNGYFLDDAYLQELIEAGVAEVMFDLKAWDETLHLWYTGYSNERILENIRNAYGKVKLVVNTVFIPGIVDDCEIENIAQFLTGLEDEAEIDYRINRFRAELSHEKISRNPYPEEIERAYSIVATYLKSPVIGKSCVRERQVEVTRGWITVFPDGTAQRRTLDDYRADNKKLR, encoded by the coding sequence ATGAAAGAAACGAGAGACAGATGTCGGTATATCCCTTTTATCACGCTCTCCGAGCTCAAGCCCCGTGCGTGGATCACGCTCTCCGGCTGCAACTTCAAGTGCAAAGGCTGCTTCAGTATCGCTCGTGACCCGGTGGGCGAGCCGATGACCGTCGAGCAACTCGTCAATCTGGTTAAAAAAGCAGCACGGGACCATTACGGCGATACGTCACTCGAAGAAGTCGTAATAACCGGTGGCGAGCCCACGCTTGATCGGCAGTACCTCGTAGATTTGGTATTACAGCTAAAAGAATTCGTGAACTGGATCGTACTTGACACGAATGGATACTTCCTGGACGACGCGTACTTGCAGGAGCTCATCGAGGCTGGCGTAGCAGAAGTCATGTTCGACTTGAAGGCGTGGGATGAAACGCTGCATCTGTGGTACACGGGCTATTCCAATGAACGAATATTGGAAAATATCCGAAACGCGTATGGCAAGGTGAAGCTCGTGGTGAATACCGTATTCATACCCGGAATCGTGGACGACTGCGAGATAGAGAATATAGCTCAGTTTCTGACAGGATTAGAGGATGAAGCGGAGATAGATTACCGGATCAATCGGTTCAGAGCGGAGCTAAGCCACGAGAAGATCTCTCGCAACCCATATCCTGAGGAGATCGAACGTGCATACTCGATCGTTGCGACGTATCTGAAGAGTCCGGTTATCGGCAAGAGCTGCGTGCGAGAACGGCAAGTAGAGGTAACAAGGGGCTGGATTACCGTGTTCCCTGATGGCACCGCGCAGCGACGGACATTAGACGATTATCGAGCGGATAACAAGAAGTTACGGTGA
- a CDS encoding NAD(P)/FAD-dependent oxidoreductase translates to MNEERYDVVVVGAGPAGSVTARKAAEHGLDVLLLDRNQEIGVPVKCAEGASKELEQFVTPNKKWISAEVKGAYIYAPDGTKVEMAGEKMEEVGYVLERRIFDKFLASEAARAGAEVRVRTEAYGLIKEDGYATGVSVRSLVKGETKRIHARVVVGADGVESKVGRWGGINTKLRPSDIDVCAEFLMCDTSIDNDYSKFFLGSEIAPKGYAWVFPKGEECANVGVGIGGDMSGEGHHAIDYLRAFVHSKFPNGKILAEMYGAVPVCGMISESVADGLVLVGDAAWQVNPITGGGILYALHAGEMAGEVIAKAVQENDVSKKRLAEYDTQWRNEFRKRLDIGLKAKEFFCTLSDDDINKLAHSLAGIKIHELTTKALLLELIKKNPRMMMRLARTLL, encoded by the coding sequence ATGAACGAGGAGAGGTACGACGTTGTTGTCGTAGGGGCAGGCCCTGCAGGTAGCGTAACGGCGCGGAAAGCCGCTGAGCATGGCTTGGATGTCCTTTTACTCGATCGGAACCAGGAGATCGGCGTGCCGGTGAAATGCGCAGAGGGCGCGAGTAAAGAGCTCGAGCAGTTCGTTACGCCAAATAAGAAATGGATCAGCGCTGAGGTAAAAGGTGCATATATCTACGCACCCGACGGCACGAAAGTGGAGATGGCAGGCGAGAAGATGGAGGAAGTGGGCTACGTGCTCGAACGTCGGATTTTCGACAAGTTCCTCGCAAGCGAAGCGGCACGTGCCGGTGCCGAGGTGCGCGTACGGACGGAAGCTTACGGCCTTATTAAGGAAGATGGCTATGCCACGGGCGTTTCTGTCCGGTCCTTGGTCAAAGGTGAGACAAAACGCATTCATGCACGGGTAGTGGTTGGCGCAGACGGTGTGGAATCGAAGGTTGGTCGATGGGGCGGTATTAACACGAAGTTGCGCCCCTCGGACATCGACGTCTGTGCTGAGTTCCTCATGTGCGATACAAGCATCGACAACGATTATTCGAAATTCTTCCTGGGCAGTGAGATTGCGCCCAAAGGCTACGCATGGGTATTCCCCAAAGGCGAGGAGTGCGCTAATGTCGGTGTGGGGATCGGTGGCGATATGTCCGGTGAGGGGCACCATGCGATTGATTATCTCAGGGCGTTCGTACACAGCAAGTTCCCCAACGGCAAGATACTGGCTGAGATGTACGGTGCCGTGCCGGTATGCGGCATGATTAGTGAAAGCGTAGCAGACGGGCTTGTGTTGGTCGGTGATGCCGCATGGCAGGTCAATCCGATAACCGGCGGCGGCATATTATACGCGCTGCACGCGGGCGAAATGGCTGGTGAGGTCATTGCAAAAGCAGTTCAGGAGAATGACGTGTCAAAGAAGCGATTGGCGGAATACGACACCCAGTGGCGAAATGAGTTCCGAAAACGGCTGGACATAGGCCTAAAAGCGAAAGAATTCTTCTGCACGCTCTCTGACGACGACATCAATAAGCTTGCGCATTCGTTAGCGGGCATTAAAATTCACGAGCTCACCACGAAAGCATTGCTGCTCGAGCTGATAAAGAAGAATCCCCGGATGATGATGAGATTGGCGAGAACGCTCCTTTAA
- a CDS encoding PAC2 family protein, with protein MSGLRPEERFEIDEFSCYWDVDAETFKAGILERANILIAGFPPMGNLIPYHLKELLTDSEKVVSFYSYDFPPMAEARDEEFEIPHDELWYSAAKRLFCYVGKYPEIEYIPKSAYKQAEGVAQLARTLNVQELYTLGVILPSQEPFRKANEEVEAYIGCFEGSKKELPENLRKMTRQNVGRYTIIRKTGLLPGFASKLGIESYSILGVGSYPEDLRACARALRAFKQLSGVKIEDTAKIEEMLKKSAESFEARIREQQKKAAYRGEGVGAEPNEYMYG; from the coding sequence ATGAGCGGGTTAAGACCAGAAGAGCGTTTTGAAATCGATGAGTTTAGCTGTTACTGGGACGTGGATGCGGAGACGTTCAAAGCAGGGATACTGGAGCGGGCGAACATCTTAATTGCCGGCTTTCCGCCCATGGGGAATCTCATACCGTATCACCTCAAGGAGCTTTTAACTGATTCGGAGAAGGTCGTGAGCTTTTATTCCTATGACTTCCCGCCAATGGCAGAAGCGCGAGACGAGGAATTCGAGATACCGCATGACGAACTCTGGTATAGTGCGGCAAAGCGTTTGTTCTGTTATGTCGGCAAATATCCCGAGATCGAGTACATCCCGAAGTCGGCGTACAAGCAGGCGGAGGGTGTGGCGCAGCTCGCACGAACACTTAACGTGCAGGAGTTATATACCCTGGGAGTCATTCTCCCGTCGCAAGAGCCGTTTCGGAAAGCTAACGAGGAAGTAGAGGCATATATAGGCTGTTTCGAAGGTTCGAAGAAGGAGCTGCCCGAGAACCTGCGGAAGATGACGCGGCAGAACGTAGGGCGATACACCATTATCCGCAAGACCGGGCTGCTTCCGGGGTTTGCGTCGAAGCTCGGGATTGAGAGCTATTCGATTCTGGGTGTGGGCAGCTATCCCGAGGATTTGCGAGCGTGTGCACGCGCGCTGCGAGCGTTTAAGCAACTGTCAGGAGTGAAGATAGAGGATACCGCGAAGATCGAGGAGATGCTGAAGAAGAGCGCGGAATCCTTTGAAGCGCGAATTCGGGAGCAGCAGAAGAAAGCGGCGTATCGGGGCGAGGGCGTCGGCGCGGAACCGAACGAATACATGTACGGGT